Proteins from a single region of Primulina tabacum isolate GXHZ01 chromosome 5, ASM2559414v2, whole genome shotgun sequence:
- the LOC142544416 gene encoding uncharacterized protein LOC142544416, with amino-acid sequence MAGGGEIPVDEIPLARGRGRGRCRPRVRVVDDAFVEQAADELEHLRMDELVARFHSMHPPRFSGSEGAEKAELWISEIVELFDLIEYPPECRLRLAVHQLKDRAKMWWSTTLMTLDAQRIIPSWDIFKLKFKESYCPPSFYSSKASEFHNLKQGDMSVAEYANSFYAMLRYAPHVAASQVVVVESFIEGLNDHLHPFVSTGKPLNYLEAVEIAKRAEVSLKRSGNRVPTQHHQSRRQRFSSSGSASLRPRGKQFKKSGSSSSSSGSSGNRGGYRYSGPYCDHCGGKHSSNQCVGVQGVCNVCGRPGHFARVCPSKTGKSAQAGSGAQSNRIPTASQSSHQPSIPSHQTRGQGGQQNQSSVHVFALTEDEAHAAPGTVITGNCTLCGFIARVLFHTGASHSFVSHAFVVLHDLRITSMNSNISVVTPMGKMIINDNVVFNAVLFHDENVLYLNLIVLPMHDFDCIVGMDVLTANRATVDCYRGIVRFRPSFAPKWNFYGRGSQAKIPLVSAIEMNRLLDSGHEGFLVYDVDLSQDERRIYDIPVVREFPDVFPEDIPGFSPEQEVEFSIELMPGTEPISRAPYRLAPVELKELKEQLQDLLSNTVCVSQIYVEPELIQILNSAQKTDDRVLKSYELVSQGRQSGFSIHSDDSLRLNGGRKMYHILRPQFWWKNMKKDVAEFVSRCMICQQVKVERMRPGGLLHSLEVPQWNWEHVAMDFVTHLPRTSRHFDAIWVIVDRLSKSAHFIPYERTYSYKKMARLRCRLPLCWDEFGEKQLTGPEIVQEMHDKVQLIRQRMKSAQDRQASYANRRRRPLEFQVGDFVFLRISPFRGVVRFGMRGKLSPRFVGPYEIVERIGTCAYRLDLPQSLSGIHDVFHVSMLRKYEPDPSHVIQPDEVELDPSLSYTEYPVCILDRKDKVLRNKVIPLVRVQWSRHGVEESTWETEQKMRASYPYLFDS; translated from the exons ATGGCGGGAGGTGGAGAAATTCCTGTTGATGAGATTCCTCTagctcgaggtcgaggtcgtgggcGTTGTAGACCTCGTGTCCGGGTTGTTGATGATGCTTTTGTGGAGCAAGCTGCTGATGAGTTAGAGCATCTTAGGATGGATGAGTTAGTTGCGCGTTTCCATTCTATGCATCCTCCTCGATTCAGTGGTTCAGAGGGAGCTGAGAAAGCTGAGTTATGGATTTCTGAGATTGTGGAATTGttcgatttgattgagtatcCTCCAGAGTGTCGATTGAGATTAGCTGTGCATCAGTTGAAAGATCGTGCCAAAATGTGGTGGTCTACTACATTGATGACTTTAGATGCTCAGAGGATCATTCCATCATGGGATATATTCAAGCTGAAGTTTAAGGAGAGTTATTGTCCTCCATCATTCTACAGTTCTAAGGCTTCTGAGTTTCATAACCTGAAACAAGGCGATATGTCAGTTGCGGAGTATGCAAATTCTTTTTATGCTATGCTGAGAtatgctcctcatgttgctgcAAGTCAGGTTGTTGTTGTTGAgagttttattgaaggattgaaCGATCATCTGCACCCTTTTGTTTCTACCGGTAAGCCACTGAATTATCTTGAAGCAGTGGAAATAGCAAAAAGGGCTGAAGTTAGTCTTAAAAGGAGTGGCAATCGAGTTCCTACCCAACATCATCAGTCGAGGAGGCAACGATTCAGTTCATCTGGTTCTGCATCTCTTCGTCCACGTGGGAAGCAATTTAAGAAGTCCGGTTCTAGTTCTTCGAGTTCAGGGAGTTCAGGGAACCGTGGTGGATATCGTTACAGTGGACCTTATTGTGATCACTGTGGGGGTAAGCATTCCAGTAATCAGTGTGTTGGAGTTCAAGGGGTTTGTAATGTTTGTGGTCGGCCTGGccattttgctagagtctgtcctaGTAAGACGGGGAAATCAGCCCAGGCAGGTAGTGGAGCTCAAAGTAATAGAATTCCAACAGCGTCCCAGTCCTCCCATCAGCCTAGTATCCCTTCGCATCAGACAAGAGGGCAAGGTGGTCAACAAAATCAGTCATCTGTTCATGTATTTGCCTTGACTGAGGATGAGGCTCATGCAGCTCCAGGTACTGTCATTACCGGTAATTGTACACTATGTGGTTTTATAGCACGAGTGTTATTTCATACTGGAGCATCTCATTCCTTTGTTTCTCATGCATTCGTTGTTTTGCATGATCTTCGCATCACTAGTATGAATTCCAATATTTCTGTTGTTACTCCGATGGGCAAAATGATTATCAATGATAATGTGGTGTTCAATGCGGTTTTGTTTCACGATGAAAATGTTTTATATCTGAATCTCATAGTCTTACCTATgcatgactttgattgtatcgtTGGTATGGATGTTTTGACTGCAAATCGTGCCACTGTTGACTGTTATCGAGGAATAGTTCGTTTCAGACCTAGCTTTGCTCCTAAATGGAATTTCTATGGTCGTGGTTCTCAAGCCAAGATTCCTCTAGTTTCTGCCATTGAAATGAATCGATTGTTAGATTCTGGTCATGAAGGTTTTCTGGTTTATGATGTGGATCTATCGCAAGATGAGCGACGGATTTATGATATTCCTGTAGTCCGTGAGTTTCCTGATGTGTTTCCAGAAGACATTCCTGGTTTTTCACCAGAACAAGAAGTTGAGTTCAGTATCGAATTAATGCCAGGAACTGAACCCATATCTCGAGCACCATATCGTTTAGCCCCTGTTGAgctgaaagaactgaaagaacaATTGCAGGATTTGTTGA GTAATACTGTTTGTGTATCTCAGATTTATGTTGAGCCAGAGTTGATTCAGATTTTAAATTCAGCTCAGAAAACTGATGATCGAGTTCTGAAATCTTATGAGTTAGTATCTCAAGGACGCCAATCTGGTTTCTCAATTCACTCAGATGATTCTCTTCGGTTGAATG GAGGAAGGAAAATGTATCATATTCTACGGCCTCAATTTTGGTGGAAGAATATGAAAAAGgatgtggctgagtttgtgtcTCGTTGTATGatctgtcagcaagtcaaagtgGAACGAATGAGACCGGGAGGATTACTGCATAGCCTTGAGGTTCCTCAGTGGAACTGGGAGCACGTAGCTATGGATTTTGTCACGCATTTGCCACGTACTTCTCGTCATTtcgatgccatttgggtgattgtcgaCAGATTATCTAAATCGGCACACTTTATTCCGTATGAGAGGACATATTCGTATAAGAAAATGGCTCGTCT ACGATGTCGATTACCTCTTTGTTGGGATGAATTTGGTGAGAAGCAGTTGACTGGACCTGAGATTGTTCAGGAAATGCATGATAAAGTCCAGTTGATTCGTCAGAGAATGAAATCTGCCCAAGATCGTCAAGCTAGTTATGCTAACAGACGTCGTCGACCTCTAGAATTTCAAGTTGGAGATTTTGTGTTTCTGAGAATCTCTCCGTTTAGAGGTGTTGTTCGCTTTGGTATGAGAGGTAAGTTGTCACCTCGTTTCGTAGGCCCCTACGAGATTGTTGAGCGTATTGGGACTTGCGCTTATCGTTTGGATTTGCCCCAGTCATTGTCTGGCATCCACGATGTTttccatgtttctatgttgcgtAAGTATGAGCCCGATCCGTCTCATGtgattcagcctgatgaggttgaacttgatccgtCTCTATCGTATACTGAGTATCCTGTTTGTATCTTGGATCGTAAAGATAAAGTTTTACGCAATAAAGTTATACCACTTGTACGTGTTCAGTGGTCGAGGCATGGTGTAGAAGAATCAACATGGGAAACAGAACAGAAGATGAGAGCATCTTATCCATACCTGTTTGATTCTTAG